In one Nicotiana sylvestris chromosome 8, ASM39365v2, whole genome shotgun sequence genomic region, the following are encoded:
- the LOC138875802 gene encoding uncharacterized protein produces MRVAEMRMLRWMCGCTRRDSIKNEAIWDRVGVASVEDKMRETRLRWFGHVKRRNIDAPVRRYERLAMESLRRGRGRPKKYWGEVIIHDMALLQLTEDMTLDRRVWRSMIKVEG; encoded by the coding sequence ATgagagtagcagagatgaggatgttgagatggatgtgtgggtgtACCAGGAGAGATAGTATTAAGAATGAAGCTATTTGGGATAGAGTGGGAGTAGCctccgtggaggacaagatgcgagaGACGAGGCTGAGATGGTTTGGACATGTTAAGAGAAGAAACATTGATGCTCCTGTCAGGAGGTATGAGAGGTTGGCCATGGAGAGTTTGAGAAGAggtcgaggtaggcctaagaagtactggggagaggtgattatacACGACATGGCGTTGCTTCAgctcactgaggacatgacccttgataggagggtaTGGAGGTCAATgattaaggtagaaggttag